The following are encoded in a window of Flavobacterium psychrotrophum genomic DNA:
- a CDS encoding ParA family protein, which produces MERFGKTLFVAFASQKGGVGKTTFTSLVASVLHYRLGFNVAVIDCDYPQYSLVQMRERDMKMVMENDGMKKLAHRQFQSLGKKAYAVVQQQPDTALEAAERLIREKQHNLDIVFFDLPGTVNAPGIIKALAGMDYIFTPLVADRVVMESTLVFTQLVTDVLMKQKQVAIRQIYLFWNQVDGRERNLLYAYYSSVIQSLTLKLMETSVAASVRFRKENDAEGRGIFRSTLLPADEKLLQGCNLEGFINEFLKILNEDNDGEG; this is translated from the coding sequence ATGGAACGATTTGGCAAAACACTATTTGTTGCTTTCGCTTCTCAAAAGGGAGGTGTCGGCAAAACAACCTTTACCAGCCTTGTTGCAAGTGTACTTCATTACAGGTTGGGCTTTAACGTGGCGGTAATAGACTGTGACTACCCACAATACAGCCTTGTACAGATGCGCGAGCGGGATATGAAAATGGTCATGGAAAATGATGGGATGAAAAAGCTGGCGCACCGGCAGTTTCAGTCACTGGGTAAAAAAGCCTATGCTGTTGTACAACAGCAGCCGGATACCGCATTGGAGGCCGCTGAGCGATTGATAAGGGAAAAGCAACACAACCTTGATATCGTGTTCTTTGACTTACCCGGTACCGTAAATGCCCCGGGTATCATCAAGGCATTGGCAGGCATGGACTATATTTTTACGCCACTGGTGGCCGACCGTGTGGTCATGGAAAGTACCCTGGTTTTTACCCAATTGGTCACGGATGTCTTGATGAAACAAAAACAAGTAGCCATCAGGCAAATTTATTTATTCTGGAACCAGGTAGACGGACGCGAACGCAATCTGCTTTATGCTTATTACAGTTCCGTTATCCAATCACTTACATTGAAACTTATGGAAACTTCGGTGGCTGCCAGCGTCCGTTTTAGAAAAGAAAATGATGCCGAGGGCCGGGGCATTTTCCGTTCGACTTTATTGCCTGCAGATGAAAAACTGCTTCAGGGCTGTAACCTTGAGGGGTTTATCAACGAGTTTTTAAAAATATTAAATGAGGATAACGATGGAGAAGGATAA
- a CDS encoding DUF3408 domain-containing protein: protein MEKDNKDKDPEIDEQYLISMMAGGVRKEGLAHDSKQPMDTGQKQEPKSKPKAKTKGTSNYEEQFLRNKDGSARSGKVVYIRSEFHERLSRIVQVIGEDKVSIYEYMDNLLEHHFNEFGNEITQSFNDKYKPIL from the coding sequence ATGGAGAAGGATAACAAAGACAAAGACCCTGAAATTGATGAGCAATACCTGATCTCTATGATGGCTGGTGGTGTGCGGAAGGAAGGGCTTGCCCATGATTCAAAGCAACCGATGGATACCGGACAGAAACAGGAGCCAAAATCAAAACCAAAGGCTAAAACGAAGGGCACTTCCAATTATGAAGAGCAGTTTTTAAGAAATAAAGACGGCAGCGCCCGCAGTGGTAAGGTCGTATACATTCGGTCCGAATTTCACGAAAGGTTGTCGCGTATCGTTCAGGTGATTGGTGAGGATAAGGTGAGCATCTATGAGTATATGGATAATCTACTGGAACACCATTTCAATGAATTTGGTAACGAGATCACCCAAAGTTTTAATGATAAATATAAACCAATATTGTAG
- a CDS encoding DUF4134 domain-containing protein has protein sequence MKNQNRKLLFTAALLLAVSWAFAQGDGSAGITEATQMVTSYFAPAVQLIYAIGAVVGLIGGVKVYNKFSSGDPDTSKTAASWFGACIFLIVAATILQSFFL, from the coding sequence ATGAAGAATCAAAACAGAAAACTACTGTTCACGGCGGCATTGCTGCTGGCAGTATCGTGGGCATTCGCCCAGGGAGATGGCTCAGCCGGTATCACGGAAGCCACCCAGATGGTTACATCGTATTTCGCTCCGGCAGTACAGCTTATCTATGCCATTGGGGCTGTGGTCGGACTGATTGGAGGTGTTAAGGTGTACAACAAGTTCAGTAGCGGTGACCCGGATACAAGTAAAACGGCAGCCAGCTGGTTTGGCGCGTGTATCTTTTTAATCGTGGCGGCTACCATCCTGCAATCGTTCTTCCTGTAA
- a CDS encoding DUF4133 domain-containing protein — MNSYNINKGIGRTVEFKGLKAQYLFIFAGGLLAVLIVVMVLYIADVGSYGCMGIGGGGAGLIIWQTFALNKKHGEHGLMKLRAKKRHPRYIICRRQIRRYIRSNPKKETV; from the coding sequence ATGAACAGCTATAACATTAATAAGGGTATTGGCAGGACGGTCGAGTTCAAGGGGCTTAAGGCGCAGTACCTGTTCATTTTCGCAGGCGGGCTCTTAGCCGTATTGATTGTGGTGATGGTGCTCTACATCGCCGATGTAGGCTCTTATGGTTGTATGGGCATTGGTGGTGGCGGAGCCGGATTAATCATTTGGCAAACGTTCGCGCTGAACAAAAAGCACGGCGAGCACGGGCTGATGAAACTGAGGGCGAAAAAACGCCACCCGAGATACATTATTTGCCGCAGGCAAATCCGAAGGTACATCCGGTCGAATCCTAAAAAGGAAACGGTATGA